cagttgaagtgtgaaataacacagagacataataggtgtgcaagtgctatttatttataggtgctgtagtgcaaaatgtccattcaccatgtttgctgagtccgttctggtgcattcttacatggtgatccttcagaaggggtgtggatgatgctcctgacatgctggggtgatgtcacaaacagtgcagagggacaggaattggcaaatagtaggagagagacattcactggcaatggggacaagtcatacagtggattgcagaacagtcattgagtgtagttgtagtgagactggcatttgacaaaacgtaggaccttggtcaaagtaggccatggtgcagggactagtgcttccgggtactcttccgtgtgaatgttatctgttccatgtcttcttcttctgatgtgtgtgttgcctggtttgtccttgttgttgttggttgtgaaggggcaacacacacctcagtgttagaagacatggaggcagacatcccgggggctgctccctgtggagttatgaagggcagtactgcagcaaggagggcctgctggtttttccgaatggcagccacatcacgatggtaggcagccaggtcggccctgaggggttctatgttgcattcgtgcacacgttgactggattgcagttgtagttgttgtgtcaactggatgacagctgtgcagatttccttctgtgttttgacaagttcctgcaagagagatgttcaggtttgcatagcagctgcctgatcctcagaagacatcatgcacgaacgcaccccctcaaggctggctgccatagtttgcatccccacccgcacctccttggccagctcccgctgtaccccaatgacggttctttcgaagctggtgccagtgtcgtcagagtcctcagctgtgttggagctggcaggtcttacaattggggtggcgggtggttctcctgtggtggctgcttcttctgtgctcctccttgtgactgaaggtggggtttggaggctttcaaggaccatttggatggtctcctgtggaatgtttatgggctcgtcatccatgtcatcagggaaatcagggacaggcatatcgtcaggagatccatgttcctctgcaatgaaacagggtacaattagtgtgtctgtgttgtgacaattttgcactaagatacaagcctttggatgccttaactttgtgctctgttttagtcttggtatctgctgtccttcatatgggcattgttgtaggcctatggcccacctgtgtgtcacatgtatgatatggagctatcagacttgtctgcctgatcgcctctaggtgttgctttgtcaaaatttaggaatgggcatgtttttgtcctactcctccctccgtgtttaactattcttatggagggacattttgttgggtgggctctcattatcctacatgagattactggctttctaggcagcaggatagctaatggtgtgggggactaagtctgacacacttgtaattaactctgtcaccctgattctttctttttgctctggctaactagcagtgcctctggtctcccacagcaaaggaatgtttagacatccgagcgcatgacatctttggaacttctcagggaagtcgtggtcactcagatcctacacaattctctcttttccagtatgttctcatacacaaatgacaaagacagtacttgtttaatatgatgatttcattgtacaactgacttgtacatatttaggtgtgagccacaataacccaaacaatacaaactgttagaattggaatagtcagcaggagagtaaaacatttgtacaaagctatcatgcagcctaactgtttctactatccctctgcttgttctattatagcacagcatgttaagcttggagcttgcctgtctgaatcactggggagacatcatccctcatatcagagcaatggcctgtgatctggttctgcatctgcagcaaggcaggcagcgtctagttgtggttctctgtttggaaactccctcttgcgtgtcttgggacaaggaagtgattttatgagtcatatgtcatcgtgatgacaaagtgtccctacgcaggaatgccaaatcttaacccctaccacgtctatcgccaatgtaccagactgtatccttgactgggacacagagtgaatatgttctggcaaactccagtgcagaagtaggcaaaacagtgtgatttgactaattaacaacaccgtaggactggctatttgctaaattaactgataggaaggccaataaaaagcatttagtgcaaagtgctctgaggctcttagatgtgagcaaatgagtaaaagtacattcagggcaaggtgcacaaaggcctaaagcctgaagctaatgcgcaaagtatacgttacacttacaacactacactttgactggctgtgggtgttgtgaatgccctggcagcacacttgcctctcaggacctgccccaaacactttttattcacattgcccgaaatgtacatgtgacgtggcatatcctatgcatgttaatgttaggatgtggtatggatgtaaacattgttgatgtttgaagatgatgttgggtcatgcgtgtttaattggattggcctgtttatcgtatgaaggttctatttggttgtcagactgtgcaggtgtgtttcagtgaccagttgcctgtgtcccctcctcaatgttgttgtctgagcagtatgacattagtgatgtagccttgttagccaggcacgtgagagaccctgacgtatgcagcatgtgtgtgtccttagtgctgtgtggctcctattgctgtttactttgccttatgtatgtgtcaagtatggacattcggcatttgagtgtactggtgcctttgtattatttctatgaatagttgcagatgtcatcctcaccccctaatttaggtatgtatgttccatgtggaggttcctgccatttggtactatagctgcacagagatgagaggtgttcttgtcaactgttgtcgcagttacattgcagttgttgttttggctactgcattactgatagggacctagtttatgtaggatagattttgcaagacaagtgcctggatgtgagtttgacgtagtggccttcccacctgtcgctgctttcccttggctctattgttgtacttacaggatagccccatgggactgttgttggtgctgtattttgtcgtgccccagattcagtctgtgctggccatgcccccctgccgtgcccctttacccatgccacttcatatatgtgctgacttacatgcattgtgtagtaggtatccccccctgcttacagtccccattattgcaatttaattccccatgcgacttaccctgcatgtgcgttgtctcgtggtagtctgcgctgtcctgcctttgaatccctgtgacgatctcctccgggatgacggctgcgaccatctcctccatgtggtccagggcctcctgttgtgctggactcccccttccagtctgcattgctgccttcctgttcctggccattttttcttttgtcctacttttgcagtcatgccagcgtttcttacactcagtgactgtgcggcgttcttcagccacgctgttgatcttgtccacaatttgtttccatatggcctctctcctactgagtggcaatttagaggtgatgaacaattggtgctggtgttccgtcacctctttcaccaggatttcctgctcctctgcactgaagcgacactttcttttttttctaaaaatgtcctggttccgtatggatcctcctggctggttcctggtctgctgtcatcctcctggggtctgtactggcttctgggatccattttggctctcctctgctgaaagggcagttttcgcgctaatatttgacgcaatagcgtcaagaaaaacaacgctttccggtttgcgctgtcgtaaatcgacccacagtgatttgcgtcgcgttaacgttggtttcctttacgacgtaacaccgctgtgtgcgtcacgaaataatgactcccacctgttggttgcgccgccgtacgtcaaagtataaatttgacgcccgcacggcacatcgaaatggcgttagccgtcgctaatttttttgacgcaaaactgcgttagcgcagttttgcgtcaaaaagtatacagtaaatatggcccacaatgtatttgagtattaattgtagacctacctgacacaataccgcAGGAGGAGAGTGagagcatggaaagcaactatgagacaaatgtagccaaaggggacctttatggtaacgcaaagacaggaaacagtcaggctaacaggatgcagggtcaatcgggAACAacaattaacaaggcaaatacacagtgagcagactgatattggtcaaaggtggaacaacactgtggaaaatgaaaactgtatttgtcctgtgtgctgcaacgttacacaataaccccaggcctgtgttacccaagtgatttatacggcaatgcataacagtgacatACATATAATGGctgtttctatgccgttccaggcagctgcaagagcagtgcatgttcaaatggctggtctgcatggaggtgcacacaggtgtgtgcagcttcagtctctcacaagtcctgtaggtgagaatcaacttcaaagggccaacagtacctttcacatgggaagcaatggacaggtgattacatgtcctaccgactaccaggcagtgcattatccgaccagaagtccatgcagacagaagaacaatgactacggcataccatactaaagagggaagcacactggagtcagaatgtgagtctgggtgtgtgtagatgagggattatctgggtacaaatagtcaatttccagggccccctcgagaagggtggagaaagacagagaacatggcagagacaggacttatgacctgggatggcatgtgcaggggatgtctcgtgagcaatgctagtcatacctggggcacttgtgctatccatttgctgcttacatggatttcttgtcacacatactccttgcaaagatagctcatgtcacacttactgatgtcaggggtctggtcataccttcttgttaccgaTGCtataacacatccactgcctcatgtatgaggcatttttttccttagtgaatgatggtgtaagttgtgtgccatatgctgcaatgaaccatgttgccaacatgtatgtgtgaaatagctgtggtcctctgctattgcacttcaaatgtgaaatggacaggatatatgccatttacagtgtgtgtgaagttgggtgtacattcatacccatcacatgtgatgtggatttttcagtatcctaatatgtaatcctgcaatgctccatgaggctacactctgattatgagtcttagggataatgtgatgcaaaaatgattacccagaccatgatatagtgattagaataggtgtttaatgacatatggtaagacagtggtgatggtgagtagagttaaaagaagttttggactatgtgttgtctccgacgcaatcctgcagctgtgtttggatggcccccctcatgttgatggacaacttcctcctcttcctcctcttcaggcatttgtgggtctggttcatagaggggaatggtcctccttacacaaatgttgtgcaggatggcacaggtcaaaatgatcttgcagacaatttctggtgagtataggaggctgcctccggtgatgttgaggcaactgacTCTTGACTTCAAGATGCCAATAGTCCTCTCGTCTCTGTTGTGTgttctctgatgtgcctcattataggcacgctctgaggCTGTgctttgggtttgcaaatggggtcatgatccatggctggatcccatacccctgatcagctgaaagagaaaatgagtgagaaaatgttgatgttgcttgcaccatgattatcactttgcatggcagttgttctcttgtgttgtctgtgactcatctgtgtttgtgttattgtgtggaatcctcgTCTTcgaggatgtaccatcagcattgggctgtttcattatctgaactgttgTTTGGCTTATTGACCGAATGtcggcagtatttttgtagagttgcagtacattgttcactcccttgcattatgtcatgtgaaagatgtgtccatgtgtcttaacttggggtgacatgatacttccatacacagaatcaattccacagtggtggtaacacagttgcgtCTATATGGCCTggtcatcccatccaatttaacatatacaatagaatttgttaaacatcagtgaggccctttgatttgacaaggtgacaatgtacaacacatttccataagttgtcagcactgacgtgttgacaattgactatgcacaaatatcccatgtgtgacaagttctctgcagacctatttctctgcccttgccgagtcgactcatgttcaaacgtgtacctatactactgaacctgttccagttcagctggtTAACTtgattgtgaggttgtcattttgagtgtcagaaggttcatatgcctgtacatctgttgtgtgtgtgtgaaattgtctcaaaccgtatgtgtaggaatgtgcactttcaatattgtcacatcagtatgtgttcttagcacagtccacttgcttattggtagtgggcaatgtcagagcaggagtgatgtgagatattggtacagccttattgattccatgtcaccttcattgtagtcatcgtcatcatgctatgtgtctcatggtttttgacctgcagcaaaaaacattgcacaccccttacacagtacttattggttggaagggtgtttgagtgttgttgatgtgatattgaaagattaatcttccaagttgtactgccagttaaggccatgtcattgtcacagtGCTGTTTTTAAAttcttcccttgtgtctgtggagtggaatctgatgttatttgcatctgtcatttgtccataggtgtgtatcacatggggtcaggatatcaaacatgactaggggtgtcacaacctcagtgtcttcccggccacgtgtcaatgtagtggggaatgtgttgtttgtcctagagggttgctgtgctgtgtgtatataagtaggtttctgtacttaccaacaagtaggccatttccataccgtccatcctggaagtgttgattgatggtgcagtggcggaagatgaatgaattatgtacactcccaggatactttgccacgatgttggtgatcaatccccggtgatcgacaatgggctGCAcactgatggagtgtgtgtgcttcctgttgcggtacagatgttcagttgcagcaagtggcacaatgcgtacatgtgtgcagtcaatggcaccaagcacgtgtgggaagccgttgatttgatagaagccctgtttggtctcctgctgcttctgctgtgtgttggggaagctgatgtggcagggcgtgagggagatgatggtatccaataccttgggtaggaaggcagagaatgagggctgtgagatcccggcaaccagggcaccagtggtttgaaaggagccacttgccaacatgtcgaggacagctaacagcttggtttctggtggaatggtgttgggtgtctgcaagctgggtgccaactgtggctcaatgttgcaaaacagctgctgaatggcttgccagttgagtctgtacctttgGATGATGTCTTGCTGCCGgtgtccctgaagggttgtccttgtgcggaatatcctctcctgccttctccgttgcctttggggtccccgctggtgttgtggaagctgctgttgctgggcctgtgctctgcgtctgcgtgaatGCTGGATGAacatcacctccatgtcttccttttggagctctgctgttgatcttgtgtgttttccttatgtactggtgtgtttgccccattttaacacctgccctgacccaggcgttatttttttacacaaattgggctgtgcgtcattttccgactccgcctcccagccgtgcaggatttttgggcagtagcataaatatggtgcaagggtgtttaagtcatttttgggacgggaacacctacctttcatgtcattaacacaaggcggtttcccgcatccagacaatgacgcacacggcagacttttggcattcgcggggtcgggcgtcatggtataaatatggtgcaaggtttgcgccgaatgtgcgtcaaattttttgacgcacatttggcgccgacagagtataaatatgccccacagttcatGAACTCCATGATCTGCATGGCCTCTTTTGTACTGTCTTCACTCTGGGCCAACAGGGTCAACTTCAGTTCAGATATCAGATAATTAAACTTTTATGTGAAGGCAGAGACTAATCCCACACTAAGAAAACAGAACTGTCAGCCAAGCTGCACTACACCCATGTCTGCAGTTCATTGTGGCTAAAAGAAATTGACATATTCAGTAGCTCTCTCATaggtgagacccattggctttgccaatgcttgttctttaaaGGGAACAAGATGATACAGATTTTGTTTTGTCAGAAATTCACCTTTTCAGCATGCGATCCCCAAAATATTTTGTCTTTAGCTGGATCCTGTTTTCCTGGCGTTAGAATGCTGTGCAGGGTACCCCTGCTAACGAAAAGTaaagtgtctgtgcccccccttaaACATGGTTGGTTTTGCCTATTCTTATTTGGTAACTGTCATATAGGTACCTATAAATCCCTATAAGGTGTACTCAGGccctggaagttaaatgtcacttgtggaacGCAGCACCTGTTGTGCTATCCATACATTGGCAGAGTAAACATGGCTTAAGAACTACCCTGGGTAGCCTGTttgctgcagtggcagctctgaagtAGGACCAGACAAAGTAACCCCTTTTCATTGTTAAAAACCAACTAGTTAGTCACCCTTTTGTATCTTTGTAGCCCATAAGGAAGGGTGCATCATATTTAATGGCACATCTAGGTAAAACGCAGCACAGTtatcacagatgtaataaacatccgaATGCCCACACATAGCTCCCCGTTAACATAacagtaggaaatctgccttttctgcttggTCGCCCCagtttttttgtcttttgctggaccctatattgtGTGCTGGCTTAAGAACTCAGCAAACTTTACCTCAGTTAACCAATATAAAGTGCCTGTGCTACCCCTGTAGCCATGTTTAAATCGGTTTATTCCTGATCAGCACGTTTAGCTTGCTTGTACACCCCGAGTATGTGGTGTAAGGAGTGCACCAAGGGCCTAGCTCGTTAATGCCACTTGTAGACTTCAGCGCCTATTATGCTATCCAAAATAGCAGCAGTGTAAATATGACATCAGACCTACCCTGTGTAGTCTGACTGTTGCAGAGTAAGCATATAGGGTGCCCTCTCAAAATAAAACTTTGTGAAATGCAAAAATCTGACTTTTATATATTATGAAATCTCCCTTATGTAAGCCTGTAGCCATCAAAGTGTGGGATACATGGTATTTAAAACTGTGACATGTAGAAAGCTAATATTGCCATGTCTCCAGAGTGACTGCCCAAAAAGCTTTTTTCACCAtgacaggcctagctgtcctatgtagaaaaccagagtgcagTACTAATACTTTATCTCTGGAATGGAATGgatcagaaaaataattaaactatttttaatagttgttAAAAATCTACTTCAGTTGTGGAGTCAGATTGTAATACATATTAAGGAAGACTAACTCTTAGAAAGTTACTCTTTACCTATCTGAACTGTTTGGAGGCTAATTAGCATAAGCCACTGCCAGCTACCAAGCTGTGCTCAACTTTTAATAGGTAAACAAATAAGGTGAAATGCCACAcaagagcaaacaataggctgacctgaatgggcagagaataCTCATCCCACCTAAACAGAATATGCAGTTTGGGGACTGTGGGCATCCTttgcagtgtcaaatcctgcttgaaaagATCTGTTGAGCCACATGTGACACTTAGGGTGCTGTTGAAAGGGAGACAACAGGATGTCAAGACAATTCTTATGGCTTTTTTGTCTGGTTGCCAAAGGACCCTTCTTTATCCTACCTGACTTCcatctctgttttttttgtgcctacagtgcctgcctcaaactgaactttaGTGTTAGTCTCTGTTTTTTTTGTGCCTACAGtgcctgcctcaaactgaactttagtgttagatgtgggatgaCACCAAGATTACCACAGTACAATCCCCACAAAGACTGCTGAAGTCTTTTTCCCATTTTGAAAATGTCCTGACGCATGGCATTTTGGGGATGTTTGCAGTGAGGTAGACAGGACATACTACACAATAGGTAGATCAGGTCCTGGGAATTGTTACTCCATTTGGACAGAATGGACCAGGAATCACTCCCACCCACCAGCTACTGCcggccataaatgtggcacctcaggCACCctgttcagaacactttctggtcctatagaagatcagaagaagactggacctgaTGGTGTGACCTCAGATGAGCccgaagggctggacctgcttctTCTTGTACCCAGGATGAAGACGTGACCTCCTGTGTGGTTACAGGGTGAAAACAATCTGCAAGAGCACCAAGCTTATAATTGGCAAATTGACCTGGTTTGGACCCTGCAGCTTCAGCCTCACACCCTGTGAGTGTCTAAGTGCCTCAGCTGAGGTCCAGGGAGTTTTAGAAGTGTACTCTGGTGGTTGATTTGGGTCTTAAAAGACTAAGGAGCCTGATttagggttactccgtcataaatgtgacggatatcccgtccaccattttGCGATTTCCAATGGGTATAACGGGATtgcaatacggcggacaggatatccaccacatttgtgagggagtaatcccatccaccaaactctaaatcacgtcCTAAGTCAGAAGGTTAAATCTTTGACCCGGAGGAACCTGGTTTGTGAACCCAGTCCATGCTTCAtagtggtcagcctgaaattgcgCCTGGGTTCCAGTCTACCACAACCATAGACTATCAGTGGTGCCTATCTCTTttctggcactatttctacttaaaactttaaaaatgcataactctggttccccttattggattttttcatgttggtgtcattttgtttattatgttttactctgtttttctaatccagtttggaattgttattgttttgtgttttaactttattactgttttggcactgcataaattctttacacatttccctaaattaagcctttcttctctgtgccatagctatcagtgGGTTGAGcttaagttaatttagtgactttgagggttcacccaggCAAGGTAATTCCTTGAGGCAGTAGTCACCTACCCCAATTAATAATCAAATTTCTTAGAGTGTTATTTAATCATACTGAAAATTTTACTTTTTGGAAACAGCTGTATTTAAAGCTAATGTAATAACATCATTTGGCAGTCATTGATTTTAGCCCGCAGAACTGATTTTgcaacatttgccacataatatCTTATTTGATGCAGAATTTGCAGATTTCACAAGTGTTTCCATCGCTAGATGTATTAAAGGATACTAAAGATGTACAGTTGGAATGAAATGCCTCATGTAACACTCAGGTCCTGATTATGGTTGCCTGGTAGTTGATGCAATAATTACCACATTTGATGAAGTCTGACACTGAATGTGTTTGGAATTTATTAGGTgcaataaatattgcctattacAAGTTTTGCTCTCACAATCGAGCATAATGTACAATTATTGGTGCTTACTCCACCTACTGGACCGTTTCCCCTCATTAACCTGTCAGGTTTCACTTGCTGAAATGCAATGAGAGGTGCGATCTTTATCACACCTGGTAACTACTGAGTGTGATAAACATCACAATAAGTATAATTGCAAAGCCTGTGCAAAACGCAACTTACCGGGACAATCGTATTTAGGGCCACAGAATAAAGTGCGTATCCTGACACCTACAAACACTAAGGCCCAG
The genomic region above belongs to Pleurodeles waltl isolate 20211129_DDA chromosome 1_1, aPleWal1.hap1.20221129, whole genome shotgun sequence and contains:
- the LOC138290376 gene encoding uncharacterized protein, which translates into the protein MRPWVGVPPGNGQPETSKGKKRGTTAALAGAGEAPTTSTDTDGSAHPTTSTSGAGSSSTAARADGAWRDAAAGMGDEEHGSPDDMPVPDFPDDMDDEPINIPQETIQMVLESLQTPPSVTRRSTEEAATTGEPPATPIVRPASSNTAEDSDDTGTSFERTVIGVQRELAKEVRVGMQTMAASLEGVRSCMMSSEDQAAAMQT